In Sander vitreus isolate 19-12246 chromosome 7, sanVit1, whole genome shotgun sequence, a genomic segment contains:
- the ythdf1 gene encoding YTH domain-containing family protein 1 isoform X2: MMSAASIDPQTSKGQDASKAFPVSVQNGSLHQKDTVHDNDFEPYLTNQSNQNNSYQSMTDPYLSSYYAPSIGFPYPLSEAPWSTGGDPPIPYLTPYAPLNNGDHHFMHDTVFGQPGGLSSSIYPHRFNFFPENPAFSAWGTSGSQGQQTQSSAYGGSYSYPPSSLGGTLVPDGQTGFHSDTLSKAPGMNSLEQGMLGLKIGGDVTGSGSGVKSAGSLGGGNVAAAVATGNGGTPVGMPPPKPTSWAAIASKPAKLQQQKTKNKPGTPIAGGGLPPPPIKHNMDIDTWDNKGAATKMAPPLPSHHHHHHHHHQQQQQQHQLHSHASSLLPPLQQSLQSAQSLVQQMTMQGPPPPQSYHNHNSAPTPQTRWVAPRNRNLCYGGGSLDSSGSSNGGGIGNGGGGGGAVTPEPGSESHPVLEKLRAAHSYNPKEFDWNLKNGRVFIIKSYSEDDIHRSIKYSIWCSTEHGNKRLDTAFRAMNSKGPVYLLFSVNGSGHFCGAAEMRSPVDYGTSAGVWAQDKWKGKFDVNWLFVKDVPNSQLRHIRLENNDNKPVTNSRDTQEVPLEKAKQVLKIIAQFKHTTSIFDDFSHYEKKQEEEEVVRKSYEPAPIQSRSRIDQDRQK; the protein is encoded by the exons ATGATGTCTGCCGCTAGTATTGACCCTCAG ACATCGAAAGGACAAGATGCAAGCAAAG CCTTTCCAGTTTCAGTGCAGAATGGCTCCCTCCACCAGAAGGATACCGTTCATGACAATGACTTTGAGCCTTATCTCACCAACCAGTCTAATCAG AATAACAGCTATCAATCCATGACAGACCCTTACCTGTCCAGCTACTATGCCCCCTCCATTGGATTTCCTTACCCTCTCAGTGAGGCTCCTTGGTCTACAGGAGGTGACCCACCAATTCCCTACCTGACACCCTATGCCCCCCTCAACAATGGAGACCATCACTTCATGCACGACACAGTGTTTGGGCAGCCGGGTGGGCTCAGCAGCAGCATCTATCCTCACAGGTTTAACTTTTTCCCAGAGAACCCGGCCTTCTCAGCCTGGGGCACCAGTGGTTCTCAGGGCCAGCAGACTCAGAGCTCAGCCTATGGGGGGAGTTACAGCTACCCACCCAGCTCTCTAGGAGGCACTTTAGTCCCTGATGGCCAGACAGGTTTCCATAGTGACACCCTGAGCAAGGCTCCAGGTATGAACAGCCTAGAGCAGGGCATGCTGGGCCTAAAAATAGGTGGAGATGTGACAGGAAGTGGCTCGGGTGTGAAGAGTGCAGGTTCTCTTGGAGGTGGCAATGTAGCTGCAGCTGTTGCCACGGGCAACGGCGGCACACCAGTTGGAATGCCCCCTCCGAAACCTACATCGTGGGCTGCTATTGCTAGTAAACCTGCCAAGCTGCAGCAACAAAAGACCAAGAACAAACCTGGCACACCCATAGCTGGAGGAGGTCTGCCTCCACCCCCCATTAAACACAACATGGACATTGATACATGGGATAATAAAGGGGCTGCTACTAAGATGGCCCCTCCTTTGCCCtcccaccaccatcaccaccaccaccaccaccagcagcagcaacagcagcaccaGCTTCACTCCCATGCTTCCAGTCTCCTGCCTCCCCTTCAACAGTCCCTACAGTCTGCCCAGTCCCTCGTGCAGCAGATGACCATGCAgggtcctcctcctccacagtcTTACCATAACCACAACTCCGCTCCAACACCTCAGACCCGCTGGGTAGCGCCACGCAATCGCAACTTGTGCTACGGTGGCGGAAGCCTGGACAGCAGCGGCTCCTCTAACGGAGGCGGTATTGGTAACGGAGGTGGAGGGGGCGGGGCCGTGACTCCAGAGCCGGGATCAGAGTCCCACCCTGTGCTGGAGAAGCTGCGGGCGGCCCACAGCTACAACCCCAAGGAGTTTGACTGGAACCTGAAAAACGGACGCGTGTTCATCATCAAGAGCTACTCTGAGGACGACATCCACCGCTCCATCAAGTACTCCATCTGGTGCAGCACGGAGCACGGCAACAAGCGTTTGGACACGGCCTTCAGAGCTATGAACTCTAAAGGTCCCGTATACTTGTTGTTCAGTGTCAACGGCAGCGGCCATTTCTGCGGCGCGGCGGAAATGCGCTCGCCTGTGGACTACGGCACCAGCGCTGGCGTTTGGGCGCAGGACAAGTGGAAGGGCAAGTTTGACGTGAACTGGTTGTTTGTTAAGGACGTGCCCAATAGCCAGCTGCGCCACATCCGCCTGGAGAACAATGACAACAAGCCAGTCACCAACTCTCGTGACACCCAGGAGGTTCCTCTGGAAAAGGCGAAGCAGGTGCTCAAGATTATCGCCCAGTTCAAACACACCACCTCAATCTTTGATGACTTTTCCCACTATGAGAagaagcaggaggaggaggaggtggtgagaAAG AGCTATGAGCCTGCCCCAATACAGAGCCGATCCCGAATTGATCAG GATCGTCAAAAGTAA
- the ythdf1 gene encoding YTH domain-containing family protein 1 isoform X1 — protein MMSAASIDPQTSKGQDASKAFPVSVQNGSLHQKDTVHDNDFEPYLTNQSNQNNSYQSMTDPYLSSYYAPSIGFPYPLSEAPWSTGGDPPIPYLTPYAPLNNGDHHFMHDTVFGQPGGLSSSIYPHRFNFFPENPAFSAWGTSGSQGQQTQSSAYGGSYSYPPSSLGGTLVPDGQTGFHSDTLSKAPGMNSLEQGMLGLKIGGDVTGSGSGVKSAGSLGGGNVAAAVATGNGGTPVGMPPPKPTSWAAIASKPAKLQQQKTKNKPGTPIAGGGLPPPPIKHNMDIDTWDNKGAATKMAPPLPSHHHHHHHHHQQQQQQHQLHSHASSLLPPLQQSLQSAQSLVQQMTMQGPPPPQSYHNHNSAPTPQTRWVAPRNRNLCYGGGSLDSSGSSNGGGIGNGGGGGGAVTPEPGSESHPVLEKLRAAHSYNPKEFDWNLKNGRVFIIKSYSEDDIHRSIKYSIWCSTEHGNKRLDTAFRAMNSKGPVYLLFSVNGSGHFCGAAEMRSPVDYGTSAGVWAQDKWKGKFDVNWLFVKDVPNSQLRHIRLENNDNKPVTNSRDTQEVPLEKAKQVLKIIAQFKHTTSIFDDFSHYEKKQEEEEVVRKSYEPAPIQSRSRIDQNCTSKSFS, from the exons ATGATGTCTGCCGCTAGTATTGACCCTCAG ACATCGAAAGGACAAGATGCAAGCAAAG CCTTTCCAGTTTCAGTGCAGAATGGCTCCCTCCACCAGAAGGATACCGTTCATGACAATGACTTTGAGCCTTATCTCACCAACCAGTCTAATCAG AATAACAGCTATCAATCCATGACAGACCCTTACCTGTCCAGCTACTATGCCCCCTCCATTGGATTTCCTTACCCTCTCAGTGAGGCTCCTTGGTCTACAGGAGGTGACCCACCAATTCCCTACCTGACACCCTATGCCCCCCTCAACAATGGAGACCATCACTTCATGCACGACACAGTGTTTGGGCAGCCGGGTGGGCTCAGCAGCAGCATCTATCCTCACAGGTTTAACTTTTTCCCAGAGAACCCGGCCTTCTCAGCCTGGGGCACCAGTGGTTCTCAGGGCCAGCAGACTCAGAGCTCAGCCTATGGGGGGAGTTACAGCTACCCACCCAGCTCTCTAGGAGGCACTTTAGTCCCTGATGGCCAGACAGGTTTCCATAGTGACACCCTGAGCAAGGCTCCAGGTATGAACAGCCTAGAGCAGGGCATGCTGGGCCTAAAAATAGGTGGAGATGTGACAGGAAGTGGCTCGGGTGTGAAGAGTGCAGGTTCTCTTGGAGGTGGCAATGTAGCTGCAGCTGTTGCCACGGGCAACGGCGGCACACCAGTTGGAATGCCCCCTCCGAAACCTACATCGTGGGCTGCTATTGCTAGTAAACCTGCCAAGCTGCAGCAACAAAAGACCAAGAACAAACCTGGCACACCCATAGCTGGAGGAGGTCTGCCTCCACCCCCCATTAAACACAACATGGACATTGATACATGGGATAATAAAGGGGCTGCTACTAAGATGGCCCCTCCTTTGCCCtcccaccaccatcaccaccaccaccaccaccagcagcagcaacagcagcaccaGCTTCACTCCCATGCTTCCAGTCTCCTGCCTCCCCTTCAACAGTCCCTACAGTCTGCCCAGTCCCTCGTGCAGCAGATGACCATGCAgggtcctcctcctccacagtcTTACCATAACCACAACTCCGCTCCAACACCTCAGACCCGCTGGGTAGCGCCACGCAATCGCAACTTGTGCTACGGTGGCGGAAGCCTGGACAGCAGCGGCTCCTCTAACGGAGGCGGTATTGGTAACGGAGGTGGAGGGGGCGGGGCCGTGACTCCAGAGCCGGGATCAGAGTCCCACCCTGTGCTGGAGAAGCTGCGGGCGGCCCACAGCTACAACCCCAAGGAGTTTGACTGGAACCTGAAAAACGGACGCGTGTTCATCATCAAGAGCTACTCTGAGGACGACATCCACCGCTCCATCAAGTACTCCATCTGGTGCAGCACGGAGCACGGCAACAAGCGTTTGGACACGGCCTTCAGAGCTATGAACTCTAAAGGTCCCGTATACTTGTTGTTCAGTGTCAACGGCAGCGGCCATTTCTGCGGCGCGGCGGAAATGCGCTCGCCTGTGGACTACGGCACCAGCGCTGGCGTTTGGGCGCAGGACAAGTGGAAGGGCAAGTTTGACGTGAACTGGTTGTTTGTTAAGGACGTGCCCAATAGCCAGCTGCGCCACATCCGCCTGGAGAACAATGACAACAAGCCAGTCACCAACTCTCGTGACACCCAGGAGGTTCCTCTGGAAAAGGCGAAGCAGGTGCTCAAGATTATCGCCCAGTTCAAACACACCACCTCAATCTTTGATGACTTTTCCCACTATGAGAagaagcaggaggaggaggaggtggtgagaAAG AGCTATGAGCCTGCCCCAATACAGAGCCGATCCCGAATTGATCAG aaCTGTACCTCAAAATCTTTCAGCTAG
- the nkain5 gene encoding sodium/potassium-transporting ATPase subunit beta-1-interacting protein 3: MGCCSARCMLILLCCLQLITALERQMFDFLGYQWAPIMINFFHIIVVILGLFGVIQYRSRYVIMYLLWMLLWVGWNVFVSCLYLDLGGLSKDSDILSLGVSLHRSWWKDNGLRCGSEDLPSAGWQNQQNQQNPELTTVLSCWLEYQYIEVLHCIVQLLISLPGFVYACYVVSTFSDEEDSFNFFGEFSHPSKPSQLFF; the protein is encoded by the exons atggGCTGCTGCTCGGCACGATGCATGTTGATCCTCCTGTGTTGTCTGCAGTTG ATAACTGCGCTGGAGAGGCAGATGTTTGACTTCCTCGGCTACCAATGGGCTCCCATCATGATCAACTTCTTCCACATCATCGTGGTCATCCTGGGCCTGTTTGGTGTCATTCAGTACAGGTCACGCTACGTCATTATG TACCTGCTGTGGATGTTGTTGTGGGTCGGCTGGAATGTCTTTGTTAGCTGTCTCTACTTGGATTTGGGAGGCCTTTCAAAG GACAGTGATATCCTCTCCCTGGGAGTATCGTTGCACCGCTCGTGGTGGAAGGATAACGGGCTGAGGTGTGGGAGTGAGGACCTTCCCTCCGCTGGGTGGCAGAACCAGCAGAACCAGCAGAACCCCGAGCTGACCACAGTGCTGAGCTGCTGGCTGGAATACCAGTACATAGAAGTCCTGCACTGCATTGTCCAGCTACTCATATCG CTCCCGGGATTTGTTTATGCCTGCTACGTCGTCAGCACTTTCTCAGATGAGGAAGACAGCT TTAATTTCTTTGGTGAATTCAGTCATCCATCCAAACCCTCTCAGTTGTTCTTCTAG